TGCAGCCCGTCCAGCCCGCCACAACTACAATTCAAAACTCGCACTCAACCGGGGCTAAAGAGGTCGTATCTGGACATGTATTTCCAAACAAAACGGTCGTGTCTATAGCTCCAATTCAAGTTTCTAGTCCGCAGGTTTCAACCCCTGGTGTTGTAGTGAGTACAGAAAATAAACCAGTACAAAAAACCACTGTTCCAACAACTTGTGTAAGAATTATAACACTTCCCACAAGTGGTGGAGGAACTGTTTTGGCTTCTGAAAACAGCATTGCTACAGTCAACCTTTCAGACTCTGCTAAAAATATTATGAGGCCAAGTAGGACTACACAAGCAATAACACAACAGAGTATAAATCCACAAATAGTAACTGGAAACGGAAAGAATGTCATTGTCAGTAGTAACGTGGTTGTTACTTCAGAAAGTAAGCCTACAATAACGTTAACGTCGGGTAAACAACCGGTTACGTTGACGCAGTTAACTACGGTTCAACCAAATACTGATCCCTCACAACTTGTAACAAACACACAGCCACAATTTGTGCAAACTATTCGCCCAAGAGGGGCAGTTGATCAAACCGTGACAGTCGGAGTAACAAATACAAGTACGATAGCTACACGGGCGTTAACGCCGAATCCGCAACAAGTTGTAATGCAACCTGGAGGTCAGATATTGACGCAGCCTGTTAGAATTGCGCCTGGTCAACAGGTCATTGCACCAAGGCCGCAGAACGTTCAAATACGATTACCCGATGGAACAACATTACCCCCAGGAGTTGTTCTCATTAAGGACGGCATGGTAGTTGGAAGTACTGCTTCGTTAGGTCAACATGTTACTAGTTCGCAAGGAACAATTTATAGAACTGTTCAGGTATAAAATCTGAAATTTGAAATAtttctagaccattttgttagCTTTAAATTGAAGCGGTATAAACAATTTGgcctttatttaaaattttgtaaAGTTGGAAAATTCATTTACACTATCATCAACTTCTCACAGTACTAATACTACAGTAGTATATAACCTGTTCATATTTGAATCATAACTTAAGATCCAATGGAAATAAAGAATATTAATCATGTGATGAAAACAAATGTTGACCTACTTTTACTTGACcttgaatgttattgttttatttacccTTTACAACTCTCTTTTTGTATTCCCATAACATCAACACTAAAGAACACTTCAGAGTcagctttatttatttgtgaaattttaaattaatatcttgatttttaaatttattttttttgtaggcAAATTAATGTGTAACTTAATTGCACTGCTTTATCAGTCATTTGACTGACTACTGCAGTTTGATTTGAAATAACTTGCAATATTCATTTTTCtgataattattgtatttgtttttatttttgttaatagaGTCCACAAGTTATAACACAGTCTGCAATACGTCCTGCCAATACAATGAGGTTGACTTCACCGGCTCCTATACAACTTCGAAATATACAAGGACATGGAAACGCAGCCGGTTTACCCGTACGGCCGGCAATGACGGTGCTAACAGCTCCTGGCAAAGGAAACCCAACACTTATCAGTGGCTTACCCACTTCTGGGGCTGTTGGTTCAAATACTATAGTAGGTCAGCCGTCTGCTGGCGTGACCTTGACCTCTGCGAACTTGGACagtgtaaaaaaatgtaaaaactttTTAACGACTTTGATCAAATTGGCGGCGAATGCAAATCAGCCACCGAATACAGTTCAGAATGTGAAGGATTTAGTTCAAAATTTAGTGGTAAGTTTAAATGGTGCTTTTACAGTACCCTCTGGAGCTCTGTCTACCCTATCAACCTTTATGTGAAAatgagatgtgcccatatatggacatgatgatgtcatatcgctaccatatttgggcatatcctcaccatatttgggcacatcaaccttttttgtcacattagttttatggtgtagacagagctttaagcatATAGGACCAAAGGGTTTATGGATCATCATCATATCTACTATATACAGGTATTAATTATATACCATACAATTAATTTAGGACCAAGTATAGTTCCTGGAGGGCTGGATACACAATTTATAGAAAATTAGGGGTTAGGACTATATCCGGATATTGAAAGACAACTTAGCATCTGAAAGCAAATGTAAATTTTTGGGTGGGATTATAATTGAGCATTGGATTACtttgtactgtacattgaaTGAAAACTATGAGATGTATCATACACACAATACTACAAGAACGGTGCATACAGTAATCGCAAAATGAAAGTGCTGTTTTGTCTAAATGTGCATACTGTATTTCATGATCTATAAAATCTATGCACATGGATTAGAGGTCCTATTTTATAGTATGCTAGTACTAATAGTTATAATATGCAAGAATTGATATTACAAAATGTCATTAACCAGTAAAAAGGGTTAATACACAAATTATGTGTTtgcacttaagctctgtctacaaaaaaagtgtgatgggccaatatatggtagtgatgtgcttaaatatggtagtgatacatcatcaggtccatatatggccacatcacattttttatcacataaagtttgatagtgtagacagagccttataCTATAAAGACTAAATACTAATATTGGCAGGCCAATCTAATCCAATTTgttattatactattttattaaaacttcaCTGATTATTTAACTGTTTTGTTGCAGGATGGAAAGATTGAACCTGAGGAATTTACATTGAAATTACAGAAGGAGTTAAAGTCTTCACCTCAACCCTACTTAGTGCCTTTTCTTAAGGTAAGTATCGTAAAACACAACCCATGTCTTAGTGTTGTATCATAGAGGGAATCAAACTTAAAATGTCTTAAACTCAACAATTTTAAACATAGAAAACACTCAGTAAAACCTTGTTATTTTCTTCAGATTTGTGTAACTTTGGCTTTGTCCTGATTATTGTAAGGTGGCCATTATACCACAAACACACTATAAATAACATACACTTGTAATTTGGCCATAAaaaattttgttaatatttaaaaattattaatatactttttttattacagAAAAGTTTACCTCTTCTGAGACAGACGTTAAAGGGGCCTTTATTAGCTCCACAGGCGCCAGGAACCTCTATCATGACCCCAGGAGTCGGTGTTGCACAACCTAACCTCATGTCTTCTGTTGCAACCACCAACCAGAAAACTGTTACTGGACACAAAACCATTAACCTGAATCTCAACCATGTGCAACTGTTACCACAGGGTGCAGCTAAGAGCCAGTTTATAACACCAGCACCACCTAGGTTACAAGTAAGGCATTACTTGCTACATCAAGATTGTgcttaattattttgtttcgaAATATGGAACTcttaaagatctgtctacactatcaaactagttagacaaaaaaagtgtcccaaatatggtagtgatatgacatcatcgtgtccatatatgggtacatcacatttgatagtgtagatagagctttaggtATAATTGTGTGTAAGTATGAATTATTGCTGTAAGCTCAATTATACATAATGGTCATTACATaatgacaaataaaaatgacaatgcaTTTAGAATCATCTACGTCTAATATATAGTATAAACAACAGTCTCTGCAAGGATATTGTGTTCAGTAAACATAGCAAACTGAGCTATTGTGTGTAGCTAGCTGTATAGAGCTATGTTCACAACAAGATTTGATCCAGTCGGGTTGCTGGAGAAGAAGAGATTGTGAATAGGTGTGctcatatatagacatgatgatgatgatgactaccatatttgtgcatattaCTTTGGTCCTAAAGGGGGTCTCCTTACTAACTGTATTATAACAGCAAAGATTAAAACAAAAGAGCACTAAGATATTTTCAAGAATTGATCATAACCCTGCcattctttaaaaattaataaatcaaatgcTTCCATTTAGGCTCCAACGCCACGAAGTATAGCGGGTCAGAATTTGATTCATGCCAACACGCTGGTCAATCACATTCGGGCTGCCGTAAACCCAGGCACTGTGATACTCAACCAGGCAAGGATACAAGCAGCACATCGAATGTCAGCTGTTGCCGCTAAAGCTGGTGCTGCAGCTACACCACCGAGGGATAAAGGAAATAAACATACCTTCAGGTAAATTAGAATAGTGTTATTAAAGGCAAACAGTTAATAAAGGGGACATTTTTGAATTCCAAATGTGTCCCTTAAATTATACATTGCTACCATTGAACAagaggaaatatatgttttaacactacagaaaacagttattaaagggacacttttggGTCCCGaatgtgtcctcttaatagagcTTCTACTGTGTACCATTAAACAAGGAGAAATGTATTTGTTAACGCTATGACAAACTGCTATTAAAGGGaaactgtatttaaattataacaccattaatactactactatcaatcattttattatcatagttattattattagtagtattgTTATACTAAATTACAAACTGAAATGATGTTTTTTTCCTAATAGGGATGATGATGACATTAATGATGTGGCATCAATGGCAGGAGTGAATCTAATGGAAGAGAATGCTCGTATCTTAGCAACAAATTCCGAACTGATTGGTACCCAAATTCGTTCCTGTAAAGATGAAGCATTTTTAGGATCAAAACCTTTACATACCAAGATCAATATGTTGTGTGagtgttattattaataattaccctaggttaaacaaaatgttactatggtggtgatatgtccaaatatggtagtgataggacaTCATCACATTGTTAAAGTAATgttagatagtgtagaaagagcttaagCCAAGGCCATATGCCTATTATAAatctctgtctaaactatcaaactagtttgacaaaagaagttGATgaagatgtgcccaaatatggtagtgttatgacatcatcacattgTTAAAGTAATgttagatagtgtagaaagagcttaagCCGAGGCCATATGCCTATTATAAatctctgtctaaactatcaaactagtttgacaaaaaaagttgatgaagatgtgcccaaatatggtagtgttatgacatcatcatgtccatataggggcaaatcacatttttttgtcacataaagttttgtaaagtgaagacagagcttaagaactaGATGTCCAGCCAAAtcacattaaataatatttttgttacgTACTGTGCTTTGTTTGAATCACTTTACTGTTTGACTCTATGGTTCTTATAGTGTATGTCTGTGACCTAAACATATTctgtatataacaaaatatcattacaatgtaaagctctgtctacactatcaaactagtttagtgGTATGTGGTATgtccaaatagggtagtgatatgacatcagacatcatgttcatatatgggcacattttttttttgtcgcataaagtttgatagtgtagacaagactTTAACAATCGGGATTTGAACCTATAACTCATTAGTAATTGTTGTACCCACCTTGCTTActttaataaatatgtttaccaTTTTGTATTTTCTTCATGCAGGTGCTAAGCATGGTCTTGGGGACACAACAGCAGACGTTGTTAATCTTATATCACACGCAACGCAGCAGAGACTGAAAGATTTAGTAGAGAAATTAGATGTAGTGTCACTTCATAGGACTGAAATTTATAAGGTATACCAAAAGTGTAATGCATCAGagcccctcctttgggacacccctgttCAGGGGACATCATTAAAGAACACTTTGTTGGTTCCTAAATGTGTCCCATCGGTTATAATGTATAGTAATTTAGTTACAGACTTCAAACAAGCCCAAAATGGTATCTAAATCAAGTTTGATCtgaaatacaataatttaatttgatgaTGTTTTACactttatacaatataaatatacctctattaagaagacacttttTTGGGTCTTGAAcatgtccacttaataggaatTCTACTGTGCTTGGTTATAGTTGAAACTGGTTCATTACAATCTAGTATTGCAATGTGTCTAATGTGCATTCTTTCTGGCTTGTGTAGCATAAatctctgtctaaactatcaaactagtttgacacaaagTGTGTTATGGTCAAATATATCATCCTATccatataatatgggcacatcacagttttttgtcacatacagtttgatagtgtagacagagcttatgatTCCATTAATCCACATTGTCTTATAAGCTTAGGATATCACACACCTGTACAAAGAGTTATTTGAGGGgagtatttttgttgttgagtcttcactaaatatatttttattttgttaatatttgtttGATAGACTGACTCTCGGTACGAAGAAGCCAGTGATGTACGTAGTCAAATGAAATTCTTCGAGCAGCTTGATTCATTAGAAAGAAAACGTAGAGATGAACAAGAGAGGGAATTGTTATTACGAGCTGCTAAggtttgctttttttttcaaatcaaatcTTGGAATAGTAACTTATGGATTGAATGAATCATGGATTGAATAATCTACTATTTTATTGATTGAAAAACTTAAATATTTACTCTTTTAGAGTTGTTCCAAACAAGAAAATCCAAAGCAGCTTTAATAGAaatcaaatgttttattaattgaGATTAATGGAGtggattaattgatttaaatgaTTCATGGATTGATTAATCCACTCATATTTACTCCTTTAGAGTCGTTCCAAACAAGAAGATCCAGAGCAGCTTCGATTAAAACAAAAGGCAAAAGAGATGCAACAAAAAGAGATGGACCAAGCGAGGATGTACAATGCTAACATGGTTGCATTGGATGCTATTGGACCGCGGAAACGCAAACGAGACTCATTTGCAGCTGGAGGCCTATCATCGGTATGTTTTCACAACAtccaacaattattatttccaaatttttttcttttctgtgcTACAAGGAACTATACAATATATGATATATTCTTTCCTTTCTTACAGGGTGGAATAGGGTCATCTGCGCTTTCTGGTAGCTCACCATCCGTTGCTAGAACTCAAGTAAGTGCCAAATCACACTGTTTAGGGTCGGTTTCCACCAAATGCAGAAAAGTGAATTTCACATCAATTAAACAACATGCGATAGAATGAAAGCTTAGCAACAATACTTCCAATGTGAACATGGTTATTAAAAATTAACTCCAAAAGACATTTCTTCCTTTGACATGTGTAGGTGTAGGCAGTGTCGAGTTGCTCATCCACTTCTGGCGAGAAAACAATTTTACCTTATCGAAACCATATCTTAAATATTCAAATGCAGTAGAACACCTCCTCTGGGACACTTTCCTATCAaatgaacaaggggaaatatgttATCTACAGCCATTTGAACACCTGTTACGAGGAGGACACTTTGTTGAATCCAAATGGTGTCCTattaattaagaataatattGCATAACATCTGGTCAGACTAATTGCCCTATCaagttataataaataacaatttcagATAGTTGAAAAAGGCCAAATAGATACCAACATTATTGATTTAGGGAAGAacttacaattattatattaacagaaaataacatttttaatataaaatttcaaCATACCTTGAATTATTGACCACGTTTCACATGTCTTTATCAGAAGAATCCTATGagtgtttgtttaaaaaaacattttttctttttaacacCACGTATAAACTTTCATTcgaacatttttaataatattgaatacaCTACAAATCTGCAATCTTATGTTTACTTTATGAGAATTTTGTTTAACAGATTCGCCGTGTGAAGAGAGTGACGCTTCGAGATCTATTATTTGTACTTGAACAAGAACGAGAGACAAGGAAATCGGACATCCTTTACCGTGGCTACCTCAAGTAGTGGAAGAGTAAGGTAATAGGAAGCCAAATAAGGCAACTAATTTATCAAAGTGTAATAAATATTCTGGGTTTAACATCATCTCCGACTCTGAGAAACAATTGGTTTCTACAGTAAGCAACCTGGAATAATGTGTAATACTGAGGAAATTGGGTCACAACTTCTTCAGGCCAGTGGAATGGTGCTGACCTCAGCAATAAGCCAAAGTAAGTATGAGGAATGTGTGCTTGACGATAAGCCAGGAACAGTGATGGACGACGTAGAAGAAGATGGAATCCTGTATGTAGTAGTCTTCCTGTAAGTTGTAAGGACAGAGGGCGTGATACCAAAGCTATTACTAAGGAGCAGATTCGAATCGAGTTTGCTAATTATCAGACAGAGAAAGTACGGGAATGACTAAAAGAAACACACACATATGAAGCAGAACGCCAGGGGTGTGTAATGAATGCCCAACTACCGATATATATCCGTATTTGATCATAACACAGCAGCAGCACCGTTTACAATATAGTATATTTAGAAGTACATACAACAAACTACATCTACTACAGCACCTAACTAATTTGACTAGTATGAATGGCTTTTGTAACCAAGCTAGTGGTAATTTTGTCCCATACAACTGGAGGGAGTTGGTAGTTACAAACGTGTGGAACAAGTAAGCCTAAATTAACAGGCCTAGGTACAGCAAGTAAAGCAAGAATGAACCAATGTTGCTGCATCATATAAGGGAGTTTTGGTCTACGCAACAACTAGGCTTAGCGATTCACACTGGCTGCATTGACTATCATGTGTAAGGTATGACTGAGTGTTTACGGACTCTGACCCAACTTGGCTGGCACTAGAAATATTGAGATAAGCTCTCGCTCTTATCTAGCAGAAAAAGATTC
This region of Antedon mediterranea chromosome 8, ecAntMedi1.1, whole genome shotgun sequence genomic DNA includes:
- the LOC140056588 gene encoding transcription initiation factor TFIID subunit 4-like, whose translation is MAGTTSLELEDILSSEVDESAVRSLVGSLESQLASSSTIPSGTVATETAGRNNHANITLSTSANNMQPVQPATTTIQNSHSTGAKEVVSGHVFPNKTVVSIAPIQVSSPQVSTPGVVVSTENKPVQKTTVPTTCVRIITLPTSGGGTVLASENSIATVNLSDSAKNIMRPSRTTQAITQQSINPQIVTGNGKNVIVSSNVVVTSESKPTITLTSGKQPVTLTQLTTVQPNTDPSQLVTNTQPQFVQTIRPRGAVDQTVTVGVTNTSTIATRALTPNPQQVVMQPGGQILTQPVRIAPGQQVIAPRPQNVQIRLPDGTTLPPGVVLIKDGMVVGSTASLGQHVTSSQGTIYRTVQSPQVITQSAIRPANTMRLTSPAPIQLRNIQGHGNAAGLPVRPAMTVLTAPGKGNPTLISGLPTSGAVGSNTIVGQPSAGVTLTSANLDSVKKCKNFLTTLIKLAANANQPPNTVQNVKDLVQNLVDGKIEPEEFTLKLQKELKSSPQPYLVPFLKKSLPLLRQTLKGPLLAPQAPGTSIMTPGVGVAQPNLMSSVATTNQKTVTGHKTINLNLNHVQLLPQGAAKSQFITPAPPRLQAPTPRSIAGQNLIHANTLVNHIRAAVNPGTVILNQARIQAAHRMSAVAAKAGAAATPPRDKGNKHTFRDDDDINDVASMAGVNLMEENARILATNSELIGTQIRSCKDEAFLGSKPLHTKINMLCAKHGLGDTTADVVNLISHATQQRLKDLVEKLDVVSLHRTEIYKTDSRYEEASDVRSQMKFFEQLDSLERKRRDEQERELLLRAAKSRSKQEDPEQLRLKQKAKEMQQKEMDQARMYNANMVALDAIGPRKRKRDSFAAGGLSSGGIGSSALSGSSPSVARTQIRRVKRVTLRDLLFVLEQERETRKSDILYRGYLK